CGACGTCGCCGATATAGAGGTCGCCATTTGCACGGTCGAACGTGAAACGCCATGGGTTTCGCAGGCCGTACGACCAGATCTCGTGCTTTGCCGCAAGGTCCGAGACGAAGGGGTTCGCGGGAGGGATCTTGTAACCGCCATCGCCCGAGACGTCGATGCGCAGCAGTTTACCAAGGAGTGTCCCGAGGCTTTGGCCGTTCCCGTGCGGGTCGCCCCCGGAGCCGCCGTCGCCGAGCCCGAAGTACAAGTACCCGTCGGGACCGAAGACGATGTTTCCCCCATTGTGGTTCGCGTAGGGCTGATCCACGGTCAAGAGCATCTCGCCGCTCTCCGCGTCCGCCACGTCGGGGTCAGTGGCACTCACCTTGTACCGCACAAGTTTCGAGTCCCCGTTACCCTCCTTCGCGGTGTAGCTTACGTAGAAACGTCCGCTTCTGGCGTAATCCGGCGGAAAGGCGAGTCCAAGAAGGCCTTGCTCCCCGCCGGCCTCCACGAGGGCGGTGATGTCGAGGAACGGGGCTTCCCGCAGGCGGCCGGTCTCCAAGATCCGCACGACCCCCTGTTGCTCGACTACGAAGAGACGCCCGGAGCCGTCGCCGGCATGCGTCACCAGCACCGGTTGGACGAGCCCTGCGGCGATCTCGACGAGTCCCACACCCTCGACGGGGGGGGCCGTCAATGGTCTCGGTGGGGACACCGGGTCCGCGGGATTGTTCGCCGGGGGCAAAGCATCCGGCGACCACGGTAAGGAAAAGGATCGAACCGACGACAAGACGCGGTCCGGGCCGCATGCAATCCAATGTCCCTCTCACATGTGAAACTTTTGGACCGGGTGCGACGTTCTCAAGCCGTCGTTCCCTCGTCTTCCCCGACCACTTCCACAAACGATTTCTGTGACACGCCCAGCCTGTCGAGGTGCCGGCGCAGCAAGGACAGGTCTATCTCGCGCCGTGTCGCCGCGTAGAGCGACCTTGCCGCCTTCTCCCGCGTCGGCCCGCCCACCGACACGTCGAGCGCGATCTGCAGTTCCAGGGGTGCCACACGTAACGGAGGCAGTCCGTCGCGTTCGACGGTGTCGTGGTCGCGAAGTGTGAGGCGTAGGACTAGACTGTGGTCGAACTCGACGCCGAATTCCGTCTTCTCGGCGTCGCGCCGTGTGAACGTCAACGTCCCACCGGTCATCAGGATCTCATCGTAGCCCGATTCCTCCGTCGGAGCGTCCTTCGCGTCGTGCTCGACGGACAGTTTCTTCCAAAGAAGGTGGAAATCGCCACGCTTGAGGCGTCCGACGACGAAATCCGTGCGCCGCGGGGCGGCGGCGCCGAAAAGGGACGCGACGTATGCGCCGGAGACCGCGTAATCGGCCCCGACCAAGTCCAATATGCCCGCGAACTCTTGGACCTCCCGGTCGAGTCTCGTGGGCGCCCGGAGGGCTTTGTAATGCTTCAAGGCTAGCGCTCCATTGGACGCGAACAGGGCGAAAAAACCGCGGCCTTCGATCGACGGATCACGTCATCGTGATCTTGATAGCCTGCACCGGGCAGACCGATTCGCAGGCGAGACAGTTGATGCAGTCGGGCTCGCGGATGGGGTCGGCCTTCGCAGCCTTGACGATTGGTTGACCGGAGTCGTTCGGTGACGCGCAACCGGGCGTTTCGTACCATTCGAAGACGTTCACCGGGCACGTGTCGATACACGCGCCGTCGCCCGTGCAGATGTCGAAGTCGACGCCGACGATGCGGCCGTGGATGCCGAGTCTAGCGGGTGCTTCCAAGGGGCCGAACACTTCGTGCGTGTGGTGCTTCTCCACGGAAGGGCGTTTGTGCATGAATTCCGGGTCGATTCCCATGCTTACCGCGACTAGTGAGGGAAGGACCATTTATAAGCGTTACGTCCGAGCAGTAGGGGGTCCGGCCGACCCACCGTCTTGCTCTCCGCACACCGTCCGACCCAGCAGGATGTCGAGCGCTTGGAGAGGCATCCACGGCTCAGAACGGCCGCTTCACATTCGGGAAATTCTTCCACACATCGACGCCGCACCACCGGTCGCCCTCGGGGCATGGGCCTTCGAGTCTCTTGTTCTCCACAGGCCCGTCGCGGAAGAAGCACGGGAGGCCAAGATGTTTCGTGAGGCGCGGAATCGCGTGGCGCGCCGGCCACCTGGAAAAGTATGGTGTGTATTCGCCGGCCGGCTTTTCGCATGCGCTGCGGTTCAATACTTTGCGAGTTCGCGCGAAAGCTTCTCGTGGCGTTTCATGACCCGGTCGACGACGCTTCGCGTCTCGGGGTCAAACGGATCCGTCGCCGTTTTTCGCGTTTTTGCGTTCCGCAGGTTCTTCGCCTTCTCCTTCGTCTTTGTTGGCACGGTATCGCTTCGCATCCACATTCACCTTCCAGGCTATTTATAGCTTCACGGAGTTTTCTCGGATCCAACCGGTTATCGCCGCAACGTCTACGTCGCCTCGCGCCACTGAAAGCATGAATTCCTTCAGCACGACAACGCGGCCGCGCACGCCGTAACCGTTTTTCTCAAGGAAGACAGCCGTAACGAAGAACGCTGTCCGCTTGTTGCCATCGACGAACGGGTGGTCAAGCACCAGGCCCCGCAGGAGCAAGGCCGCACGCTCGAAAAGGTCCCCGCTTTCCGGAAATGGACCCCACGCAACCCTATCGAGGGCCGCGTCAACCGCGCCCGGCATAAGGATTCCGCGTGCGCCACCGGCGAGCGCGATCGTTTCCTCATGAATCTGCACCACCTGTGCTCTCGACGGAAACCACACGACCGACCGGTTTGGCGCAACGCTTCATCTCGATTCCCACCAAGGGGTCGCCGAAAGTGTCACTCTCCTTGGCATCCCGTCTCCTTAGAACGGCCTCTTCACATTCGGGAAATTCTTCCACACATCGACGCCGCACCACCGGTCGCCCTCGGGGCATGGGCCTTCGAGTTCCTTGTCCTCGACAAGCCCGTCGCGGAAGAAGCACGGCGGGCCGATGTGCTTGGTGACGCGCGGATACACGCGCCTGGCCTGCGCCAACTCCTCCATCGAGGCCTGATAGATCTCTTCTTGCGCCAGGAAGCACGTGCGCATTCGCCACTTGTGCATGAGGTTCAAGAGGGAGCCGGATTCGGTGAAGCGGATAGGCGTCGCGTTCGGGAGCAGGTAACACGCCGCCTCGGCCGGAGCGCCGTTCTCGATGAGCGTGTTCTTCGCCGTCCAAAGTGCGTCCATCGTCTCCCGGTAGACGCTCAACGCGCGCGGGTTGTCGGCGATGACTCCCGGTGTGATGTAATCCGGGGCGCGAGTGTGCGTTCGCGTGAGTAGCGGCCTGCTCGCAGGCACGGTCCGGTGTCGCTGGTCCTGGCTGTCGGCGGCATGGCTGATCCTCTTTCTGTACGTGAGCTGCACGTGGTTCAGGGCCCTCAAGAAGGGCGAATGGGTCCAGACGTTCAACGTGTCGAGCATGTAGGCGTTTCTCGCCGGGTTCACGAGTGTGTCGAGCATCTCCTCGTCGGAGAGCGTCGAAGGCCCGGCGCCGATCACCTCCCGCGCGGCCTCGGCCACGAGTTCCTCGCCGCCTGGCGTGTGTGCCACAAGTCTCGAGCATAGGCCATCAAGCGACGCGTCGAAACGGGCCGCGAAGCCCGACGCGGCGCCCACCGCTTGCGTCTCCGGCAGCTGTTCGAACGGAATAGGTCCTTCGCCCACGCGGTCTATGAAATCGGGGTCGATCTTCCGCACCTCCGCCAGCATCATCGAGACCACGTGCGCGGATTCGGTGGGGCAGTCCCCGGTATTTGCCATCCGGGCGTACCTTTTCAGTTCGATTCCGCTGATCGTGTGGTACATCGATGTGAACGCTGCGACGGGAAGCACGTACCGGCCCATCTCCATCGCCTTCTTCGACGCATCGCGGCGGATCGCCTTCTCATCCTGGCCCTTGCGTTTCCCGAGGGCCGCCATCAGCCGGTAGTTGTCGTCCTGCAACAGTTCGTTGATGCGGTTGTAAGCGGTCCATGCGCTCGACACCGCCTCCTCGTAGATGCGGGCGTTCTCCCCTGATAGCGGCGGCACGTAGACGCGGGCCTCCTTCAGTAGATTGTACCGTTGACTCGACTGTTCGGAGTTGTAGAACGGGTGGCTGTGGAGAAACGACCAGACGAACTGGCGGCTCACGTTCTCAAGACCGAAAACGAACGTGGGATGCTGGAAAGGCGTGTGGTGGCCGGCTTCGTAGATGGATTCGCCGATCCGTTCCCGCTGGCCTTCCGTGACCTCCTCCGTGAAACGGAGCCCGGGCGAGTAACACGTGCGAGCCGACGCGATCGCGAGGTCGTAGGGGCGCTCCGTGAAGGCGATGAGGGCGACGCGAGGTGGCGCGGTTAGAACACCCGGCGAGTCCAGGGAGACGGCCATCAATCGTACCCCAAGGTGGCTCCCGCGGCCGTGATCTCCATTTCGAGGCCCTTCGCCCGTTTCATGATGCTGTCGTAGCGCGCCTTCGCCCCTGCCTCGTCCTTGTTGAAGCGTTTGGCCGAATAGGGGACGTCGAAGAAGAGTATGCGCGCGGCCCGGATCTCCCGCGTCCACTCGAATGTTTTCGGTCCGACGTTGGAGATCGCGATCTCCAACTGGCCGGCAAAGAGCGGATGGACGATTCCGCCGTGGAGGACGAGAAGCGCGTTCCTTGCGCTTTCGGCCGTGGGTTGGAGCATCCCGACTACTTCGGGGTTCAGGGTGAACTTTTCGCGAGAAGCCAGGCGAAGCACCTTTCCAGGCTCCAGTTTGCGCGGCCCCTGCCGTTTTTCGATCGGAATGAACGTCGGCATGTACGAGATGAGGTCCAGGTTCGCGGCCGAGAAGTCCTTGATCCCGATCTTGCCCATGCTGAGGAAATC
The Euryarchaeota archaeon DNA segment above includes these coding regions:
- a CDS encoding PQQ-dependent sugar dehydrogenase; the encoded protein is MSPPRPLTAPPVEGVGLVEIAAGLVQPVLVTHAGDGSGRLFVVEQQGVVRILETGRLREAPFLDITALVEAGGEQGLLGLAFPPDYARSGRFYVSYTAKEGNGDSKLVRYKVSATDPDVADAESGEMLLTVDQPYANHNGGNIVFGPDGYLYFGLGDGGSGGDPHGNGQSLGTLLGKLLRIDVSGDGGYKIPPANPFVSDLAAKHEIWSYGLRNPWRFTFDRANGDLYIGDVGQNAWEEIDFQPASSKGGENYGWNQYEGNHQYKIGLPTATVFPVAEYAHGGSECSVTAGHVYRGKTATPLVGVFLFADYCSGTIWTLKRNATVWEQAELMDTDHNISSFGEDEAGEVYVVDHGGAIYRFAPGAASS
- a CDS encoding ferredoxin family protein, whose protein sequence is MGIDPEFMHKRPSVEKHHTHEVFGPLEAPARLGIHGRIVGVDFDICTGDGACIDTCPVNVFEWYETPGCASPNDSGQPIVKAAKADPIREPDCINCLACESVCPVQAIKITMT
- a CDS encoding type II toxin-antitoxin system death-on-curing family toxin; amino-acid sequence: MQIHEETIALAGGARGILMPGAVDAALDRVAWGPFPESGDLFERAALLLRGLVLDHPFVDGNKRTAFFVTAVFLEKNGYGVRGRVVVLKEFMLSVARGDVDVAAITGWIRENSVKL
- a CDS encoding FAD-dependent thymidylate synthase, producing the protein MAVSLDSPGVLTAPPRVALIAFTERPYDLAIASARTCYSPGLRFTEEVTEGQRERIGESIYEAGHHTPFQHPTFVFGLENVSRQFVWSFLHSHPFYNSEQSSQRYNLLKEARVYVPPLSGENARIYEEAVSSAWTAYNRINELLQDDNYRLMAALGKRKGQDEKAIRRDASKKAMEMGRYVLPVAAFTSMYHTISGIELKRYARMANTGDCPTESAHVVSMMLAEVRKIDPDFIDRVGEGPIPFEQLPETQAVGAASGFAARFDASLDGLCSRLVAHTPGGEELVAEAAREVIGAGPSTLSDEEMLDTLVNPARNAYMLDTLNVWTHSPFLRALNHVQLTYRKRISHAADSQDQRHRTVPASRPLLTRTHTRAPDYITPGVIADNPRALSVYRETMDALWTAKNTLIENGAPAEAACYLLPNATPIRFTESGSLLNLMHKWRMRTCFLAQEEIYQASMEELAQARRVYPRVTKHIGPPCFFRDGLVEDKELEGPCPEGDRWCGVDVWKNFPNVKRPF